The Pyrus communis chromosome 9, drPyrComm1.1, whole genome shotgun sequence genome has a segment encoding these proteins:
- the LOC137744604 gene encoding zinc finger BED domain-containing protein RICESLEEPER 1-like yields MAASIKRKYDKYWGSLDSNKLLIVSVVLDPRFKLDYVSFCFSEIYDDSTVEEMVKGFKELLFRLYEVYSASDSTPGCPEASNDDDRCHDEWINKFLEFKEKKGLLPRNEVDKYLLDPCEDPANDKFDMLHWWKVHSTRYRILSGIAGDVFAIPLSTMASSESAFSTGTGGRALNKHWSSYTPKFAQALMCSQDWLRTLPSSPVLVDDDETLIRDTQFYEELESEFFGPPPTTQQMDVDG; encoded by the exons ATGGCGGCTAGTATCAAGAGAAAATATGACAAATATTGGGGCTCTCTTGACAGCAACAAGCTGTTGATTGTTTCAGTTGTGCTTGATCCGCGGTTTAAGCTGGATTATGTGTCATTTTGTTTTAGTGAGATATATGACGATTCCACGGTTGAAGAGATGGTGAAAGGGTTCAAAGAGCTGTTGTTTCGTCTTTACGAGGTTTATAGTGCATCGGATTCCACCCCTGGTTGCCCCGAAGCTTCTAACGATGATGATCGGTGTCACGATGAATGGATAAATAAGTTTCTGgagttcaaagaaaagaaaggtttACTTCCAAGAAACGAGGTGGATAAGTATTTGTTGGACCCTTGCGAGGATCCAGCAAATGACAAGTTCGACATGCTGCATTGGTGGAAAGTACACTCTACAAGGTATCGAATTTTGTCGGGCATTGCAGGGGACGTGTTTGCCATTCCATTATCTACAATGGCTTCATCTGAGTCTGCATTTAGCACAGGCACAGGAGGGCGTGCTCTTAATAAGCATTGGAGCTCGTACACTCCTAAGTTTGCGCAGGCGTTGATGTGCTCGCAAGATTGGCTACGAACCCTACCATCTTCTCCCGTCTTGGTAGATGATGATGAAACACTTATCCGGGACACACAATTCTACGAAGAACTCGAGTCAG AGTTTTTCGGACCACCCCCAACAACTCAACAGATGGACGTTGATGGTTGA
- the LOC137744605 gene encoding zinc finger BED domain-containing protein DAYSLEEPER-like gives MALKVHFIDGNWELHKKILNFRVVRDVNEEKVGELIAACLVEWGLERVLTVSVDNVSANDAAINFMKTKLKILAGNLLDGEFIHMPCYTRIVNSIVNESLRDMHESIDSIRNAVRYVKIFPEGLSKFTAFIEQEEIECEGLMVSDDPKGF, from the coding sequence ATGGCTCTGAAGGTCCATTTTATTGATGGTAACTGGGAGCTGCATAAGAAAATATTGAACTTTCGCGTTGTACGTGATGTGAATGAGGAGAAGGTTGGAGAACTCATCGCAGCGTGTTTAGTTGAATGGGGTTTAGAAAGAGTGTTGACGGTTTCTGTTGATAATGTGAGTGCAAATGATGCGGCTATCAACTTTATGAAAACGAAGTTGAAAATTTTGGCTGGGAATTTGTTAGATGGTGAATTTATACACATGCCGTGCTACACACGTATTGTGAATTCGATTGTGAACGAGAGCTTGAGAGATATGCATGAATCAATCGATAGTATTCGCAATGCTGTGAGATATGTAAAGATTTTTCCCGAAGGATTATCGAAATTTACAGCATTTATTGAGCAGGAAGAAATTGAGTGTGAAGGTCTAATGGTTTCGGATGATCCAAAGGGCTTTTGA